TTACCCTGCGCCGCAGCAAAACCGAAGCGGCGTGACGCGGTGCCATAATGCCGGCCATGGACTTCGCTACCCGCATCGCCGACTGGCAGGCGCGCCATGGCCGGCACGATCTGCCCTGGCAGAACACCCGCGACCCCTACCGCATCTGGCTTTCGGAAGTGATGCTGCAACAGACCCAGGTCAGCACCGTCATTTCCTATTACCAGCGGTTTCTTGAACGCTTTCCCGATATTCATTCCCTTGCCGCTGCCGAAGAGGAAGCCGTCATGCCTTACTGGGCCGGCCTCGGGTACTACGCGCGCGCTCGCAATCTGCACCGCTGCGCCCGCCAGATCGTGGGCGACTGGGGCGGCCGCTTCCCGCCGGACGCGGCATCGATCGCCACGCTGCCCGGGATCGGCCGTTCGACGGCGGCCGCCATCGCGGCCTTCGCCTATGGCGAACGGTCGCCCATCATGGACGGCAATGTGAAGCGGGTCTTCGCGCGTCATTTCGGCGTGGAGGGCGACCCGGCGCGGCGCGACACCGAGCTCCGGCTGTGGGCACTGGCCGAAGCCCAGTTGCGCGACGGCGCCGGCCCGGGCGTCGACATGGGGGCCTACACGCAGGGATTGATGGACCTGGGCGCCACGGTGTGCACGCGCGGCAAGCCGCTATGCGGCGCCTGTCCGGTGCGCGAAACCTGCGTGGCGCAGCGCGACGGCCGCCAGGCGGAACTGCCGACGCCCCGGGCGCGCAAGGCAACGCCGGAGCGAAGCACGGCCATGCTGGTGGTGGAGCACGAGGGACGTGTACTGCTCGAACGCCGCCCTTCGCCCGGCATCTGGGGCGGATTGTGGAGCCTGCCGGAATTCGATGCCGCGCTGAGCGGCACGCAGGCCTGCGCGCAACTGGGCGTGGAAACGGCCAGGGTGTGGGCGCTCGCCGCGTTTTCCCACACGTTTACGCATTTTCGTCTGCACGTGAAGCCGTGGTACGCGATCGTGACGCAGCGCCCGGCCGAAGGCGACCGCCCCAGGCAGTGGCTGGCGCTTGCGGACGCCGCGCAGGCCGCCCTGCCCGCGCCGGTGCGCAAGCTGATCGAGGGGCTGTCAGCGCTTCGTGGTGCGATGGCGGTTGACGCTCATTAGCATCCCGCAGGCAATGCCCACCGTCAGCAGCGCCGTGCCGCCGTAGCTCATGAAGGGCAGCGGCACGCCGACCACCGGCAGAATGCCGGTAACCATGCCGATGTTCACGAACACGTAGATGAAGAACATCATGGTCAGCGAGCCGCACAACAGCCGGCCGAACTGCGTGCTGGCGCGCGTGGCGATGGTCAGGCCGCGGGCGATCAGCAGGCCATACAGCACCAGGATCAGCACCCCGCCGTACAGGCCGAATTCCTCGGCGTAGACGGCGAAGATGAAGTCCGTCGTCCGCTCCGGAATGAAGTCCAGGTGCGTCTGCGTGCCTTTCATATATCCCTTGCCGTACAGGCCGCCGGAACCCACCGCGATCATCGACTGGATGGTATGGAAACCCTTGCCAAGCGGATCCGAACTGGGATTCAGCAACGTGCAGACGCGGTGTTTCTGGTAATCATGCAGCACCACCCAATCGACGTCCGGCTGGCACAGCTGGTCCTCATAGGCGACCAGCGTGCCGATCGCGATGGTGCCGGCGACCACCACCGGAACGAGCAGCTTGAACGACAGACCCGCGAAATAGATCACGCAGAAGCCCGCGCCGAAAACCAGCAGGGCGGTGCCGAGGTCCGGCTGGCGGACGATCAGCAGGAAGGGCACGATCAGCAGCAGGCCCGCCACGAAAAAGTCCCGGATCCGCACCTGGCCTTCGTGCCGCTGGAAATACCAGGCCAGCATCAGCGGCAGCGCAATCTTCATCATCTCGGATGGCTGGATGCGCGTCACGCCCAGGTTCAGCCAACGGGTGGCGCCCTTGCTCGTTTCGCCGAACAGCTCCACCGCCAGCAGCAGCGCGACACCGAGCACATAAACCGGCGGGGCGAGTTTCATCAGCATCTTGGGCGGCAGCAGGGCCACGGCCCACATCGCAAAGAAAGCGATGATGAAGTTGCGCGACTGGTCGGCGAAACGCCAATCCGTGCTGCCGACGGCCGAGTGCATCACGGTCAGGCCCAGCGCCGTCAGCAGGATGAGGATGAACAGCAGCGGCCAGTCGAACGCCGTCACCACCCGCGACAGGAGCAAGAGCACGCGCTTCATCGCGTTGCTCCCGCGGCGGCGGTGCGCGTACCGGCGGGCGACGCGGGATCACGGGGCTGCACGGCGTCCGCGTTGCCCCTTGGCAGCGCCGGCCGCGTCGGGGGCGTCCTGGTCCCGCCCGCGACGGCCGCCCCGGACGCGGGCCGCTGTTCCGTGCCCGCGGTATTGGCCGCCGACAAGTCGGGCTGGCGGGGCGGCGTGTCCGAAGCCTGGCGCGCCAGCCAGTAGTCGAACACCTTGCGGGCGACGGGCGCCGCGGAGCTGGCTCCCCAGCCGGCGTTCTCGACAATCAAGGCCACGGCGATGCGCGGATGATCCACCGGCGCGAACCCCATGAACAGCGCATGATCGCGCAGACGCTCATCGATCGAGCTGGCGTGATAGCGCGCGCCCCGCAGGCTGTACACCTGCGCCGTGCCGGTCTTGCCTGCCGCCTGGTACGGCGCGCCGCGGAAGGCCTGGCGGGCCGTACCGACGCGCACCACATCGGCCATGGCGTTCTTCACCACATCGATATTGGCCTGATGCAGGGATATCTGGTGATCCGGCGAACTGGGCGTAGGCGAGAAGATGCCGGTGCGCGGATCCTCGACTTCATGAACCAGGTGCGGCTTGCGATACAGCCCGTTGTTCGACAGCGTGGCCGTCGCCTGCGCAAGCTGCAGGATGGTGAAGGCGTTATAGCCCTGCCCCACAGCCACCGACACCGATTCGCCGGCGTACCACCGCTGCTTTTCGCGGTCCTTGTAGGCGCTGCGTTTCCATGCGGTGGATGGCAGCACGCCGCGCTTCTCGCCGTCCAGATCGATGCCGGTGATCTGGCCGAAGCCGAACTGTTTGGTGAAATCGTGCAGGGCATCGACCCCGATCTCAGGGCCCAGCGAGAAGAAATACGTATCCGAAGACACAACCAGCGCCTTGTGCATGTCGGTGGGGCCGAACACGGCGCCGGCCGCATTGCGGAACTTCTGCCCGCCGAACTCGAAATAGCCCGGGTCGGGAATGCGGTCGGTGGCGCGGCGCTTGCCAAGCTCCAGCGCGGCCAACGCAACGAAGGGTTTGTAGGTTGAGCCGATGGGATAGGTGCCGTAAATGGGGCGGTTGATCAGCGGATGGTCGGGCGACTCGTTCAGCATGCGCCAGTTATCGACGTCGATGCCATCGACGAACAGGTTGGGGTCGAACGAGGGCTGCGACACGAAGGCCAGCACTTCACCCGTGTCGGGATCGAGCGCGACCAGGGCGCCGCGCTGGTCGCCGAACGCTTCCTCCGCGACCTTCTGCAGCCCGAGGTCGATGGATAGCTTGATGTCGGCGCCCGGTACGGGGTCGATGCGCCGCAGCGTGCGCACGGGGCGGCCGCCCGCCGTCACCTCGACTTCCTCCAGCCCGGTGCGGCCATGCAGTTGCGTTTCCCAGCTTTTCTCGATGCCCTTCTTGCCGATGACATCGGTGCCGCGATAGTTGCCGAGCTGGCCGGCGGCTTCCAGTTCCTCGATGTCGCCGTCCGAGATGCGGCCGATATAGCCGACGACATGGGCTGCCGCCTTGCCTTCCGGATACTCCCGCACCCAGCGCGCGCGCAGTTCCACGCCGGGAAACTGAAAGGCGTGCGCGGCGAACCAGGCGGCTTCCGTATCGTTCAGGTTGTCGCGCAGCGTCAGCGTCGCATAACGGCTGGACTCGGCGATGCGGCGCTTGAGTCTGCGCTGGTCCGCGGGGCTCAGGTAGACGACCGGGGTCAGCGCCTTGAACAGGTCATCGATATTGCCTACCTGGGCCGGCACGATCTCAAGCGTATAGGTGCGGTAGTTGCGCGCCAGGACGGCGCCGTTGCGATCCAGGATTTCGCCGCGGCGCGGCGGTATGGGCACTACGGTGATGCGGTTGCGGTCGGCGCGTTCGGACAGGCCTTCGTACCGGTCCACCTGCAGCAGCCAGAAGCGGCCGACCAGGATGCCGAAGCACAGCAGCGCGGCGATGCCGCCCACCCAGGCTCGCAGCCTGAAGCGTTGTTTCTGCTGGGCGCCGGTTTTTTTGAACTCGAACATGACCGGTGAAAGCAATCAGACCGATGCCGACTCGACGTCGTCCGCGCCCCGCGAGGGCAGATGCAGCACCCAACCGGCCAGCGGCCACATGGCGGCGGTGATCGCCACGCCCACTGCCCAGTCCCAACCGGTCCATCTCCCCGCAATCCATGCCTTGATCAGCACCACGACCACGCGTGCGCCGAAAAAGATCGGCAGCATATGCATGGCCTGGCTCCACAGGTCGAAACGCTGCAGGCGCCGATGCAGCACGATGGCGCCGTAGGCGACCAGCGTATAGAACAGCGCATTGCCGCCCAGCACGCCAGCGTCGTGCACATCCATCAACAGACCGAATATGAAGGCGGTCACCATGCCCATGCGGCGCGGCTCATGCACGCACCAGAAGGCGATGACCAGGATCAGGACGTCCGGGGCCTGCTCCCACAGCCGCCACGGCAGCAGGGACGCCAGCCAGACGAGCAGCACGGAACCCCACACCACGAAGGTGTGCGCGGGACGCGCGACGCGCTCGGGCTCCACGGTTCGACGCGGACGCACCACGCGCGGCGGTTCACTCCGGTTTATCGGGCTCACTGAGCTCGGCCTCCTGGCGGTTGAATTCGGCGCGCTTGACATCGACCTGTAGGACAAGGAAGTGCCGGTAGCGTTCCGGATGGGCCAGCGGTTCGCACACCGCGCGCGCGAAACCGGATGCGGTGTCGCGTTCGACCTTCTGCACTTTCGCCACGGGCAGACCGGCGGGGAACAAGCCGCCGACACCGCTGGTGACGATAGTATCGCCCTCTTTGATGTCGGCATTCGCCGCCAGATAGCGCACCTCCATCTTGCCGGGCTGATTGCCGCCGAAGGCGATCAGCCGCAGGCCGTTGCGCAGGATCTGCACCGGAATGGAAACCTGCTCATCCGTCACCAGTGCGGCTTCCGCCGTCATGGGGGTGACGCGGACGATCTGGCCCACGACCCCGCCTTCGTCGATGACGGGCATGCCGGGCGCCAGGCCCTGGCGGCTTCCCTTATTGAAAACCAGCCGTTGATTGAACGCGTTGGGCGGCTCGTAAAGCACTTCCACGACCACCGCCTGCTGCGACAGGGTGTCCGTGACGCCCAGGAGCCGGCGCAGCTGCGCGTTTTCGGCGGCCAGTTGCGCCGCATGCGTCGCCACCTGCGCCAGTTCGATGCGCTGGCGCTGCAGGGCTTCGTTTTCGGTGCGGACCAGATTGGCGGCGTTGAGCCATTCGCTGACCTGCTGCACCATATCGCGAGGCAGCATCACCGCGCGTTGAAAGGGATAGATGCCCACGGACACCGCCCGGCGGACGGGTTCGAGGACACGCCATTGGGAATCGCCCACCAGCAACGCCAGCGCCAGCACGACGAGAACCGCCAGCTTCGCCTCGGCGGGCAGGCCCTGTCGAAATAGCCGCGGTGTGGTGGCGTTAAGTTGAGGCATGGATACTCACGGGCAGCAGCCCGGTGCCAGGCCGCCCACCGAGGCCGCTTCCCGGAAACGGCCGCGGCCGGGGCGCGAAAATCAGTCGTTGATGAAAATGGCGCCCAGCTTTTCCAGGTGCTCCAACGCCTCGCCGCAGCCGCGCACCACGCAGGTCAGCGGATCGTCGGCCACCACCACGGGCAGGCCGGTTTCTTCCTGCAGCAGGCGGTCGAGATCGCGCAACAGCGCGCCGCCGCCGGTCAGGGCAATGCCCTTGTCGGTGATGTCCGCGCCCAGTTCGGGCGGCGTCTGTTCCAGCGCGATCTTCACGGCTGACACGATCTGGTTCAACGGATCGGTCAACGATTCCAGGATTTCGTTGGAGGAAACCGTGAAGCTGCGCGGCACGCCTTCGGCCAGGTTGCGGCCCTTCACTTCGATTTCGCGCACTTCCGATCCGGGGAAAGCCGAACCGATTTGCTTCTTGATGAGTTCGGCGGTGGGTTCGCCGATCAGCATGCCGTAATTGCGGCGGATATAGTTGACGATGGCCTCGTCGAACTTGTCTCCGCCGACGCGCACGGAACCCTTGTACACCATGCCGCCAAGGGAAATGACGGCCACTTCCGTCGTGCCGCCGCCGATGTCCACGACCATCGAGCCGCTGGCGTCCGATACCGCCAGGCCGGCGCCGATGGCCGCAGCCATCGGTTCTTCGATGAGGTAGACGTGCGACGCGCCCGCGCCCAGCGCCGATTCGCGGATGGCGCGGCGTTCGACCTGCGTGGAGCCGCAGGGAACGCAGACGATGATTCGCGGGCTGGGCGCCAGCATATTGCGCGGATGCACCATGCGGATGAACTGCTTGAGCATCTGCTCGGTGACGGTGAAGTCGGCGATGACGCCGTCCTTCATGGGGCGAATGGCTTCGATGTTGCCGGGCACGCGGCCCAGCATTTGCTTGGCTTCATGGCCGACGGCCTGGATGATTTTCTTGCCGTTCGGCCCGCCTTCGTGGCGGATCGCGACTACGGAGGGTTCATCCAGCACGATGCCTTTGCCGCGAACGTAGATCAGCGTATTGGCCGTGCCGAGGTCGATCGCCATATCGCTGGAAAAATAACTACGCAGGAATCCGAACATGGATATAGGCTCAGCTAGATCAGGAATTTGGGACGTGCACTGCGACCGGACGCTGTGCCAGAACGGCGCGCCTGCGGGTGCAGCGGATTAAACCGTGAATGATAACTTATAATTTCAGCGGAAATAGGCCGCAAATCCCGGCTATTCCAGGCTTTGTAACGGCTCGCGGCCTGCCATGTAACGGCACCGCCCACGCCTCCACATTTTTTACATTCCCATGGCGCTAAACGAAGAAGACGTGGCCCGCATTGCCCGGCTGGCCAGAATCGAGCTCACGCCCGAGCGACGCGCGCACGCGCTGCAGGAGCTCAACGGCATGCTCCATATCATCGAGCGGCTGCAGCAGGAAGACACGCAGGGCGTGGAGCCGATGGCGCATCCGCTGTCCGCGCACGAGGACGTGGCGCTGCGGCTGCGCGAGGACCGCGTGACGGAACCGGCGTCGGAAAGCGCGCGCGAGGCGCTGATGCGCAACGCGCCCGAAGCGGGCGAAGGCCTGTTCCTGGTCCCCAAGGTGTTGGAGTAGTCATGACCAAACCCGCCCTGCATACCGAATTCGGCGATATCGCCGCCCTGCGGGAGGCGCTGGACCGGCGCCAGGTCAGCGCCGTCGAGCTGGCCCGCAGCGCCCTGGACGCCGCCGACGCGGCCGCCAGCCTGAATGCGTTTTTGCATATCGATGCCGACCTGACCCTGGCCCAGGCGCGCGCCGCCGACGAAGCCATCGCCCAAGGCGCCGCCGGCCCGCTGACCGGCGTGCCTATCGCGCACAAAGACGCCTTCGTCACGCAAGGATGGCGCACGACCGCCGGCAGCCGCATGCTGGCCGGCTACGTCAGCCCATTCGACGCCACGGTGGTCGAGCGCCTGCAGCAGGCCGGCGCCGTCTCCATCGGCAAGCTGAATTGCGATGAATTCGCCATGGGTTCCGGCAACGAGAACTCGGCATTCGGCCCGGTCCGCAACCCCTGGGATCCGGCCGCCGTGCCCGGCGGCTCGTCCGGCGGTTCGGCCGCCGCAGTGGCCGCCCGCCTGGTCGCCGCCGCCACCGGCACGGACACGGGCGGCTCGGTGCGCCAGCCGGCCGCGCTGTGCGGCGTCACCGGCATCAAGCCCACCTACGGCACGGTTTCGCGCTTCGGCATCGTCGCCTTCGGTTCGAGCCTGGACCAGGCGGGCCCGCTGGCCGCCAGCAGCCGCGACGCACTGGCCCTGCTCGACGTCATGGCGGGCTTCGATCCGCGCGACGCCACCAGCGTGGAACGTTGCAGCGGCGTTGAAAACGCGCCGGGCCGGGTGCGCCGCGATTTCGACGCGGCCCAGCAGGCGTTCGACGCAAACGGCGGCAAGCCGCTGGCCGGCCTGCGCATCGGCGTACCGGCGGAATATTTCGGCGACGGCCTGGCGGACGACGTGCGCGCGGC
The sequence above is a segment of the Bordetella genomosp. 9 genome. Coding sequences within it:
- the gatC gene encoding Asp-tRNA(Asn)/Glu-tRNA(Gln) amidotransferase subunit GatC — translated: MALNEEDVARIARLARIELTPERRAHALQELNGMLHIIERLQQEDTQGVEPMAHPLSAHEDVALRLREDRVTEPASESAREALMRNAPEAGEGLFLVPKVLE
- the mutY gene encoding A/G-specific adenine glycosylase; translation: MPAMDFATRIADWQARHGRHDLPWQNTRDPYRIWLSEVMLQQTQVSTVISYYQRFLERFPDIHSLAAAEEEAVMPYWAGLGYYARARNLHRCARQIVGDWGGRFPPDAASIATLPGIGRSTAAAIAAFAYGERSPIMDGNVKRVFARHFGVEGDPARRDTELRLWALAEAQLRDGAGPGVDMGAYTQGLMDLGATVCTRGKPLCGACPVRETCVAQRDGRQAELPTPRARKATPERSTAMLVVEHEGRVLLERRPSPGIWGGLWSLPEFDAALSGTQACAQLGVETARVWALAAFSHTFTHFRLHVKPWYAIVTQRPAEGDRPRQWLALADAAQAALPAPVRKLIEGLSALRGAMAVDAH
- the mreC gene encoding rod shape-determining protein MreC, translated to MPQLNATTPRLFRQGLPAEAKLAVLVVLALALLVGDSQWRVLEPVRRAVSVGIYPFQRAVMLPRDMVQQVSEWLNAANLVRTENEALQRQRIELAQVATHAAQLAAENAQLRRLLGVTDTLSQQAVVVEVLYEPPNAFNQRLVFNKGSRQGLAPGMPVIDEGGVVGQIVRVTPMTAEAALVTDEQVSIPVQILRNGLRLIAFGGNQPGKMEVRYLAANADIKEGDTIVTSGVGGLFPAGLPVAKVQKVERDTASGFARAVCEPLAHPERYRHFLVLQVDVKRAEFNRQEAELSEPDKPE
- the mrdA gene encoding penicillin-binding protein 2 — translated: MFEFKKTGAQQKQRFRLRAWVGGIAALLCFGILVGRFWLLQVDRYEGLSERADRNRITVVPIPPRRGEILDRNGAVLARNYRTYTLEIVPAQVGNIDDLFKALTPVVYLSPADQRRLKRRIAESSRYATLTLRDNLNDTEAAWFAAHAFQFPGVELRARWVREYPEGKAAAHVVGYIGRISDGDIEELEAAGQLGNYRGTDVIGKKGIEKSWETQLHGRTGLEEVEVTAGGRPVRTLRRIDPVPGADIKLSIDLGLQKVAEEAFGDQRGALVALDPDTGEVLAFVSQPSFDPNLFVDGIDVDNWRMLNESPDHPLINRPIYGTYPIGSTYKPFVALAALELGKRRATDRIPDPGYFEFGGQKFRNAAGAVFGPTDMHKALVVSSDTYFFSLGPEIGVDALHDFTKQFGFGQITGIDLDGEKRGVLPSTAWKRSAYKDREKQRWYAGESVSVAVGQGYNAFTILQLAQATATLSNNGLYRKPHLVHEVEDPRTGIFSPTPSSPDHQISLHQANIDVVKNAMADVVRVGTARQAFRGAPYQAAGKTGTAQVYSLRGARYHASSIDERLRDHALFMGFAPVDHPRIAVALIVENAGWGASSAAPVARKVFDYWLARQASDTPPRQPDLSAANTAGTEQRPASGAAVAGGTRTPPTRPALPRGNADAVQPRDPASPAGTRTAAAGATR
- the rodA gene encoding rod shape-determining protein RodA; translation: MKRVLLLLSRVVTAFDWPLLFILILLTALGLTVMHSAVGSTDWRFADQSRNFIIAFFAMWAVALLPPKMLMKLAPPVYVLGVALLLAVELFGETSKGATRWLNLGVTRIQPSEMMKIALPLMLAWYFQRHEGQVRIRDFFVAGLLLIVPFLLIVRQPDLGTALLVFGAGFCVIYFAGLSFKLLVPVVVAGTIAIGTLVAYEDQLCQPDVDWVVLHDYQKHRVCTLLNPSSDPLGKGFHTIQSMIAVGSGGLYGKGYMKGTQTHLDFIPERTTDFIFAVYAEEFGLYGGVLILVLYGLLIARGLTIATRASTQFGRLLCGSLTMMFFIYVFVNIGMVTGILPVVGVPLPFMSYGGTALLTVGIACGMLMSVNRHRTTKR
- the mreD gene encoding rod shape-determining protein MreD, whose amino-acid sequence is MWGSVLLVWLASLLPWRLWEQAPDVLILVIAFWCVHEPRRMGMVTAFIFGLLMDVHDAGVLGGNALFYTLVAYGAIVLHRRLQRFDLWSQAMHMLPIFFGARVVVVLIKAWIAGRWTGWDWAVGVAITAAMWPLAGWVLHLPSRGADDVESASV
- the gatA gene encoding Asp-tRNA(Asn)/Glu-tRNA(Gln) amidotransferase subunit GatA, which codes for MTKPALHTEFGDIAALREALDRRQVSAVELARSALDAADAAASLNAFLHIDADLTLAQARAADEAIAQGAAGPLTGVPIAHKDAFVTQGWRTTAGSRMLAGYVSPFDATVVERLQQAGAVSIGKLNCDEFAMGSGNENSAFGPVRNPWDPAAVPGGSSGGSAAAVAARLVAAATGTDTGGSVRQPAALCGVTGIKPTYGTVSRFGIVAFGSSLDQAGPLAASSRDALALLDVMAGFDPRDATSVERCSGVENAPGRVRRDFDAAQQAFDANGGKPLAGLRIGVPAEYFGDGLADDVRAAVEAALAQFEALGAQRVAISLPRTELAIPAYYVIAPAEASSNLARYDGVRYGHRAAEYSDLTEMISRSRAEGFGDEVRRRILIGTYVLSHGYYDAYYLQAQRLRRLIAQDFQRALQECDVIMGPVAPGVAKDIGENRDDPTADWLADVYTLGVSLAGLPAMSVPCGFGAGAHSRRPVGLQIIGNYFDEGRLLAVADRYQQVTDWHQRVPGGMDN
- a CDS encoding rod shape-determining protein; the protein is MFGFLRSYFSSDMAIDLGTANTLIYVRGKGIVLDEPSVVAIRHEGGPNGKKIIQAVGHEAKQMLGRVPGNIEAIRPMKDGVIADFTVTEQMLKQFIRMVHPRNMLAPSPRIIVCVPCGSTQVERRAIRESALGAGASHVYLIEEPMAAAIGAGLAVSDASGSMVVDIGGGTTEVAVISLGGMVYKGSVRVGGDKFDEAIVNYIRRNYGMLIGEPTAELIKKQIGSAFPGSEVREIEVKGRNLAEGVPRSFTVSSNEILESLTDPLNQIVSAVKIALEQTPPELGADITDKGIALTGGGALLRDLDRLLQEETGLPVVVADDPLTCVVRGCGEALEHLEKLGAIFIND